One window from the genome of Salvia splendens isolate huo1 chromosome 9, SspV2, whole genome shotgun sequence encodes:
- the LOC121748437 gene encoding polygalacturonase QRT2-like, producing MRPTTSYVVTTFLIILICSSSSCLAKKHSHHHKTKHDKKPAPPTARKQVLDVEDYGAKADGKSDNSQAFKKAWDKACNSLESIKILVPKGKVYYVKHVDFTGPCYSGISMEIQGTIKSFAKMYDTPKRLWIKFEDVRNMEVFGGGTIDGSGEVWWKNSCKIKKTKPCQSQSAPTALTFRNCSNLTLSNLRLLNAQQMHVIFQDCNDVEASKLVVEAPEHSPNTDGIHITRTSNIKILDSQIRTGDDCVSIVNGSRNVDIRNIACGPGHGISIGSLGEDNTENYVSNVFVKGATFTGTTNGARIKTWQGGSGIARNIVFEDLLMRNVHNPIIINQYYCDKNKKCDKKKSAVQVENVVYRNIRGTSASKVAINLNCSESVPCKNVVLQNVMLTAQQKGEKVEASCNHLATQTTKLNSLPSCSLNN from the exons ATGAGGCCAACAACTAGTTATGTTGTTAcaacatttttaataattttgatttGTTCCTCATCCTCATGTCTTGCCAAAAAACATTCCCATCACCACAAAACGAAACATGATAAGAAACCGGCACCTCCAACTGCTCGAAAACAAGTCTTGGATGTTGAAGATTATGGAGCTAAAGCAGATGGAAAATCAGACAATTCTCAG GCATTCAAGAAAGCTTGGGACAAAGCTTGTAATTCTTTGGAATCAATAAAAATTTTGGTGCCGAAAGGCAAAGTTTACTATGTTAAACACGTAGATTTTACTGGTCCATGTTACTCTGGTATTTCGATGGAG atcCAAGGAACAATCAAGTCTTTTGCTAAGATGTATGATACCCCTAAAAGACTTTGGATTAAGTTTGAAGATGTAAGAAACATGGAAGTTTTTGGTGGTGGAACAATTGATGGTAGTGGTGAAGTATGGTGGAAGAATTCTTGCAAAATCAAGAAGACTAAG CCTTGTCAAAGCCAAAGTGCACCAACA GCTTTAACCTTCAGAAACTGCTCAAATCTAACACTAAGCAACTTGAGGCTTCTCAATGCACAGCAGATGCATGTGATTTTCCAGGACTGCAACGACGTCGAAGCTTCGAAACTTGTAGTGGAAGCACCAGAGCACAGCCCCAACACAGATGGAATTCATATCACAAGAACTTCCaacattaaaattttagatTCTCAGATCAGAACAG GTGATGATTGTGTTTCCATAGTGAATGGATCAagaaatgttgacattagaaacaTAGCTTGTGGACCAGGCCATGGCATCag CATTGGAAGCTTAGGTGAAGACAACACAGAAAATTATGTTTCAAATGTATTTGTGAAAGGAGCTACGTTTACAGGAACGACAAATGGTGCCAGAATAAAGACTTGGCAG GGAGGCAGCGGAATTGCAAGGAATATAGTGTTTGAAGACTTACTGATGAGGAATGTGCACAACCCAATAATCATAAATCAGTACTActgtgataaaaataaaaaatgtgataaAAAG AAATCGGCAGTGCAAGTAGAGAATGTAGTATACAGGAACATCAGAGGAACAAGTGCTTCAAAGGTGGCCATAAATTTGAACTGCAGTGAATCAGTTCCATGCAAAAACGTTGTGCTACAAAATGTGATGTTAACTGCTCAacaaaaaggagaaaaagttgAAGCTTCTTGCAACCATCTTGCTACGCAAACCACCAAGCTCAATTCACTCCCAAGTTGCTCCCTCAACAACTAA
- the LOC121748436 gene encoding uncharacterized protein LOC121748436 has protein sequence MESDESTAIPIQWSHEANWIIAHGSLQSTVTVESSDHPIAEPYSENIATKIPLILKPPSPDFGHCEIKICFKQKYEVRQIYVRSTARAYEIYYATSPNSINEYLSTVRCGVAERDDKVLQTSCVEAEEHGNSLSGDVAAETASSGGSTATSEDEWVNIKVPGTGSSPASDKTSTIGVNNVQDFYEATAQISDSEPCLSLTIRLLSLHDKGHVYVDEVYVFVDPVESTDSGNGAALAGGSAQNSLMAMFMPTLLQLSKSGVSRAQEKSDEVLKNSNLESVPTTTDRIDSPQQVLKPKEVCKDNTESAEHQQHTSAKKYCMAANGNNFQPSHLETAMEQLVSRLSRVEDICLRFEEKMLKPIERIEERLQQVENQLEKLAKSSHEFGLPHCTRISAPAFSCSGSDTSSFYNNELEKKDFTSDDLPDSLEANFNPGLIITAPEFSYSEEDEDNDDLKPLEDSPRVEPKKTLSIDDALAAALNGFMSSAVSEPIQIPISLLGDENEEIQYQGHAKFCQTETREFPAAESGCTESSQNVQVFTIEAPDFTLEETGDEEQLNSVQSLFDVDSVTEKEKVDFGNEMVSLSNNSADTSDFGIKESTDELGSPSNSNSPAASNGCLNTSSKVNVIETYFEGNTTRGRDEITSSSAPSPAKDSTDTSMHQISDESNLGKLSSKPDDQDAASEEIIGQEAEIVSESEQQHVAVESSEDDTEHVSGPSHVASFLDFELPILEVKFTSELRMSAKSALEALLDDEASESNIEAPLDGVCIDGHETIDVLSKNCLLVDLEVSAEDTTVTSHLEGAPSHSLSPTSSSEMAVSLI, from the exons ATGGAATCAGACGAATCCACTGCAATTCCAATTCAATGGAGTCATGAAGCCAATTGGATCATCGCTCACGGCTCTCTCCAATCTACTGTCACCGTCGAGTCCTCCGACCACCCGATCGCAGAGCCTTACTCGGAAAACATAGCCACTAAAATTCCACTGATTCTCAAGCCTCCTAGCCCCGATTTCGGTCACTGTGAAATTAAGA TATGTTTTAAGCAAAAGTATGAGGTTCGCCAAATATATGTTCGGAGCACTGCACGCGCATATGAGATCTATTATGCAACTTCTCCTAATAGTATAAATGAGTATCTCTCTACTGTTCGGTGTGGTGTTGCTGAACGCGATGACAAAGTTCTCCAAACCAGTTGTGTTGAAGCAGAGGAGCATGGGAACTCTTTATCAGGAGACGTAGCTGCAGAAACTGCTTCAAGTGGAGGAAGTACTGCCACAAGTGAGGATGAGTGGGTTAACATAAAAGTCCCTGGGACTGGGAGCAGCCCTGCTTCAGATAAGACCAGTACCATTGGAGTGAACAATGTACAG GACTTCTATGAGGCTACAGCACAAATAAGTGATTCAGAGCCTTGTTTGTCGCTTACAATTCGATTATTATCACTTCATGACAAAGGACATGTATATGTGGATGAAGTATATGTGTTTGTGGACCCTGTGGAGTCAACTGATTCTGGAAATGGGGCTGCGCTGGCAGGAGGCTCGGCACAAAATTCTCTTATGGCCATGTTCATGCCAACCCTTCTGCAGTTATCCAAATCAGGTGTAAGCCGAGCTCAAGAAAAATCTGATGAAGTGCTTAAGAATAGTAACTTGGAATCGGTACCAACAACAACCGACAGAATTGATTCTCCTCAACAAGTTCTGAAGCCAAAGGAAGTTTGTAAGGATAATACTGAGTCAGCTGAACATCAGCAACACACTTCTGCAAAGAAATATTGTATGGCGGCAAATGGAAATAATTTTCAGCCAAGTCATCTTGAAACAGCTATGGAACAGCTCGTCTCTCGACTGAGCAGAGTGGAAGATATATGTTTGAGGTTTGAAGAGAAAATGTTGAAGCCAATAGAGAGGATAGAGGAAAGGCTTCAacaagttgagaatcaacttgagAAACTTGCCAAGAGTTCTCATGAGTTTGGTTTGCCACATTGCACAAGAATCTCTGCCCCTGCATTTTCTTGCAGTGGATCAGACACAAGCTCTTTCTACAATAATGAACTTGAAAAGAAGGATTTTACAAGTGATGACCTGCCTGACTCCCTTGAGGCAAATTTTAATCCTGGCCTTATCATAACAGCTCCTGAATTTTCATATAGTGAAGAGGATGAAGATAATGATGATTTGAAACCATTGGAGGATTCTCCTCGTGTGGAACCGAAGAAAACATTGTCGATCGATGATGCTTTGGCAGCAGCACTTAACGGATTTATGTCTAGTGCAGTTTCTGAACCTATACAAATACCTATCAGTCTCCTTGGTGATGAAAATGAGGAAATTCAGTATCAGGGGCATGCTAAATTTTGTCAGACAGAGACTAGAGAATTCCCTGCTGCAGAGAGTGGCTGTACAGAGTCATCACAAAATGTTCAAGTCTTTACAATCGAGGCTCCTGATTTTACTTTGGAAGAAACTGGCGATGAGGAGCAATTAAATTCTGTCCAGTCCTTGTTCGATGTGGATTCTGTTACTGAAAAGGAGAAAGTGGACTTTGGTAATGAGATGGTCTCTCTTAGCAATAATTCTGCTGACACGTCTGATTTTGGTATAAAAGAAAGCACAGATGAGTTAGGTTCACCATCTAATAGTAACTCCCCTGCTGCTTCTAATGGATGCTTGAATACGAGCTCCAAAGTAAATGTGATAGAGACTTACTTTGAAGGGAATACTACCAGGGGTCGTGATGAAATCACTAGCAGTTCTGCACCTAGTCCAGCCAAAGACTCAACGGATACCAGCATGCATCAGATTTCTGATGAGAGTAACCTAGGAAAATTAAGTAGTAAGCCCGATGATCAGGATGCTGCTTCAGAAGAGATCATAGGACAGGAGGCCGAGATTGTCTCTGAATCTGAGCAGCAACACGTTGCAGTAGAAAGCAGTGAAGATGATACAGAGCATGTATCTGGCCCTTCTCACGTTGCTTCTTTTTTAGACTTCGAGTTACCTATTTTAGAGGTGAAGTTCACTTCTGAGTTGCGCATGAGTGCCAAGTCTGCCCTTGAAGCTCTTCTAGATGATGAAGCATCAGAATCGAATATTGAAGCTCCTCTCGATGGTGTTTGCATTGATGGGCATGAAACAATAGATGTTTTGTCAAAAAATTGCCTTCTGGTAGATCTTGAAGTTTCTGCTGAAGACACGACAGTCACTTCACATTTGGAGGGTGCACCATCTCACAGTCTATCTCCTACAAGCAGCTCGGAAATGGCTGTAAGTCTCATTTAA
- the LOC121748306 gene encoding protein TAB2 homolog, chloroplastic-like codes for MASLSFNSTTIKTTKIPLSKVQIHPPQIKTLNLRNFPICFSVSGSSVSSTPLQPETGNSAFEEEELNEDPTSELSYLDPETDPESITEWEVDFCSRPILDIRGKKTWELVVCDVSLSLQYTKYFPNNVINSVTLKNAIVSICDELGLPLPEKIKFFRSQMQTIITRACSELGIKPIPSKRCLSLVLWLEERYETVYTRHPGFQKGSTPLLALDNPFPTELPENLYGEKWAFVQLPFSAVQEEASSLETRFAFGATLDLDLLGIEVGEETLIPGLAVASSRAKPLAAWMNGLEVCSVEADTSRASVVLSVGISTRYVYATYKKTPVTTSEAEAWEAAKKACGGLHFLAIQEDLDSDDCVGFWLLLDLPPPPV; via the exons ATGGCGAGTCTAAGCTTCAATTCCACTACAATCAAAACCACCAAAATCCCCCTCTCTAAAGTGCAAATTCACCCACCCCAAATAAAAACCCTAAATCTCAGGAATTTCCCAATTTGCTTTTCAGTGTCGGGAAGTTCAGTTTCTTCCACGCCATTGCAGCCTGAAACTGGGAATTCCGCCTTCGAAGAGGAAGAGCTTAACGAAGACCCCACCTCGGAGCTCAGCTACCTCGACCCGGAGACGGATCCGGAGAGCATCACAGAGTGGGAGGTGGATTTCTGCTCTAGGCCGATCCTCGATATTAGGGGGAAAAAGACTTGGGAGCTTGTTGTTTGCGATGTGTCGCTTTCGCTGCAGTATACCAAGTATTTTCCCAACAATGTTATCAACAGTGTCACTCTTAAGAATGCTATCGTCTCCATCTGTGATGAATTGGGCTTGCCTTTGccagaaaaaattaaattttttag GTCACAGATGCAGACAATTATTACAAGAGCTTGCAGTGAGCTTGGTATAAAACCTATTCCGAGTAAACGG TGTTTGTCTCTGGTTCTGTGGCTCGAAGAGCGTTACGAAACTGTATACACACGACATCCTGGTTTCCAGAAGGGATCAACGCCACTTCTTGCACTCGATAATCCTTTCCCTACAGAACTTCCAGAAAATTTATATGGAGAAAAATGGGCATTTGTTCAGTTGCCCTTTTCAG CTGTCCAAGAAGAGGCCTCATCTTTGGAGACAAGATTTGCTTTTGGTGCTACCTTAGATTTGGATCTTCTGGGGATTGAAGTTGGTGAGGAAACACTAATTCCTGGACTCGCGGTTGCATCATCTCGAGCTAAACCATTAGCAG CATGGATGAACGGGTTAGAGGTGTGCTCGGTTGAAGCTGACACGAGTCGAGCTTCTGTGGTCCTGTCCGTTGGGATCTCAACGCGGTACGTGTATGCCACATACAAGAAGACACCAGTGACTACAAGTGAAGCTGAAGCTTGGGAAGCAGCCAAGAAGGCCTGTGGAGGGTTGCACTTTCTTGCCATTCAAGAGGACTTGGACTCGGACGACTGTGTCGGCTTCTGGCTCTTGTTGGACCTCCCACCTCCGCCAGTATGA